In Chryseobacterium shigense, the following proteins share a genomic window:
- a CDS encoding sensor histidine kinase, translating to MKFYRLTLVASCLLTLVMFLLVIIFDSLKDIYYQTPFFKIGLFTCLVLIFMINYVVLELLFNYYGKKQVRGLSQMLPQEIVHDNNENITIKELGERFSDLNQQQVTEIDMMKEMESYRKEYIGNVSHELKTPLFSIQGYVETLRDGGVDNLTIRDKYLERIDKSVERLIAIVTDLDMINRLEAGEISIAVSKFDVNLLIKEIFELLEFEAEKHNATLQIQTLNPQIFVDADKQKISQVFINLISNAIHYANRQEAKVAVKTSVLKNKVLIEVIDNGMGIKAEALPRIFERFYRVETSRSRREGGSGLGLAIVKHILEAHNENITVESVYLEGTKFSFMLEKSK from the coding sequence TTGAAATTTTACAGACTTACACTCGTCGCCTCGTGTCTTCTGACACTGGTGATGTTTCTTTTAGTAATCATTTTTGATTCACTGAAGGATATCTATTACCAGACCCCTTTTTTCAAAATCGGTCTTTTCACCTGCCTGGTCCTCATTTTTATGATCAATTATGTGGTTCTTGAGCTTCTTTTCAACTATTACGGAAAAAAGCAGGTTCGCGGGCTTTCGCAGATGCTTCCCCAGGAAATTGTTCACGACAATAACGAAAATATTACCATTAAGGAACTTGGCGAAAGATTCTCAGATCTTAACCAGCAGCAGGTCACAGAGATCGATATGATGAAAGAAATGGAAAGTTACCGTAAAGAATACATCGGAAATGTTTCCCATGAGCTTAAAACACCACTGTTTTCCATTCAGGGATATGTGGAAACCCTCAGAGACGGAGGAGTAGACAATCTTACCATTCGCGACAAATACCTTGAAAGAATTGATAAATCTGTAGAAAGACTCATCGCAATCGTTACAGATCTTGATATGATCAACAGGCTTGAAGCAGGGGAGATAAGTATCGCAGTTTCAAAATTTGATGTCAATCTTTTAATCAAGGAAATTTTTGAACTTCTTGAATTTGAGGCAGAGAAACATAATGCTACTTTGCAGATCCAGACCCTTAACCCGCAGATATTTGTAGATGCCGACAAACAGAAAATTTCACAGGTTTTCATTAATTTAATCTCCAATGCCATTCATTATGCCAACAGGCAGGAAGCAAAAGTAGCCGTAAAAACCAGTGTTCTCAAAAACAAAGTTCTGATTGAGGTTATAGATAACGGAATGGGAATAAAAGCTGAAGCCCTGCCAAGAATCTTCGAAAGATTTTACCGTGTGGAAACCAGCAGAAGCAGAAGGGAAGGAGGTTCCGGTTTAGGATTGGCCATTGTGAAGCATATCCTTGAAGCCCATAATGAAAATATTACAGTAGAAAGTGTCTATCTGGAAGGAACTAAATTCAGTTTTATGCTTGAAAAAAGTAAATAA
- a CDS encoding response regulator transcription factor: MNQKKILLIDDELDILEILSYNLEKEGYDIYTATNGNEGIDKAKEIIPDLILLDVMMPEKDGIETCQELRKVKELQKTLIVFLSARSEEFSQLAGFQAGANDYIVKLIKPKILISKVNALLQLTSQVSDNAKLIEIGDLVIDKDNFRVSKSGQQFLLPKKEFDLLYLLASNTEKVFKREEILEKVWGNDVIVGERTIDVHIRRLREKLGINTIQTLKGIGYKLIV, encoded by the coding sequence ATGAACCAAAAGAAAATACTCTTAATAGACGATGAACTGGATATTTTAGAGATTCTGTCTTACAACCTGGAAAAAGAAGGCTACGATATCTATACAGCCACAAACGGTAACGAAGGTATAGACAAAGCCAAAGAGATCATCCCGGATCTTATCCTGTTAGATGTTATGATGCCGGAGAAAGATGGTATAGAAACCTGTCAGGAACTTCGTAAAGTAAAAGAACTGCAGAAAACACTTATTGTATTTCTTTCCGCAAGAAGCGAAGAATTCTCCCAGTTGGCAGGATTTCAGGCCGGAGCCAACGACTATATTGTAAAGCTGATCAAACCGAAAATTCTTATCTCTAAAGTAAACGCCTTGCTGCAGCTTACTTCTCAGGTTTCAGATAATGCTAAACTTATTGAGATCGGAGATCTGGTAATCGACAAAGACAATTTCAGGGTTTCCAAAAGCGGACAGCAGTTCCTTCTTCCTAAAAAAGAATTCGATTTGCTTTATCTTCTGGCTTCAAACACGGAAAAAGTATTCAAAAGAGAAGAAATTCTGGAAAAAGTATGGGGTAACGATGTGATTGTAGGAGAAAGAACCATCGATGTACATATCAGAAGACTGAGAGAAAAACTGGGAATCAATACCATCCAGACACTGAAAGGAATCGGTTATAAGCTTATCGTTTAA
- a CDS encoding TonB-dependent receptor plug domain-containing protein, translated as MKINKLSIAVVFLSGSMFYAQETKQDTIIKEKKIDGVVIQGSSNKKTETAVLGEQKKAVIQKQAVSAEEISRKGISNVEQGLTKVTGITTVEGRGLFVRGLEERYNYLLINGLGSPSNNPFQKIIALKQFPTDVVGKLNIYKTFNSNLYGDFAGATFDIETLTIDKAFSKIEFSIGVNTLSTFRNNFKVAEGADGMNGYLGLNSRDRRLPDEIRNARPDNYKFTPDQSLNSFKDSWNVDNVKSMPNTSIGFTTAQKVKMGETGNLGILFSLNQGSKFEYKDGDNNQFKGQGKGSFIENMNFLNRKQYNYEIESSVLLGLGYKNKGTNVNLNAIYLQNVNNIIEDNYGYKDGQVLNKTTFFRTNQLDVSRFLDLQLTASQKINERHQLKAGASYVINNYQQPDRKIIEGNRIDPTTGTFLSGSNIAMRYGGNNIIRQYLDVDSRFYGSAFAEYQLALGEKGDRKDFPIQIALGYNGFSDFRKTSYRFIFGRTATSSNSFVINVDTPQDTFNASLRNGDLYYQEGSDISQFYSSFYQIINGGYANVNLKPNDSWDILLGARYENDMTLIRYSEQSAETKIDLDKNKNFFLPSLSVKKALNNKNNLRFSFSKTVTRPILIETMPITYINPDNVNIVGNPEIKNSENYNFDLKWEYFPTNKEMFAVNLFAKRIDNAIERSLVASGNATGSTITFFNAKKADLFGIELEGILSLGRISESLRSFTLGANATIMHSNVERSQDQLNMERPDWFDQTGETLRKRGLQGAAPYTINADLKYELKNRNNLAHTFSLVYNVSGSKIYATGGAGTDNYYEKPFNQIDFVYQGQLTKNWNVKFAVQNILDSKYKILIGDKNYLPTNFEQGNNTLTNYYRGTTFNLTVGYTF; from the coding sequence ATGAAAATTAATAAACTTAGCATTGCAGTCGTATTTTTATCCGGATCAATGTTTTACGCTCAGGAAACGAAGCAGGACACGATCATCAAGGAGAAAAAAATTGATGGTGTAGTTATCCAGGGAAGCAGCAACAAGAAAACTGAAACTGCAGTATTGGGAGAACAGAAAAAAGCGGTTATTCAAAAGCAGGCTGTAAGTGCTGAAGAGATTTCCAGAAAAGGGATTTCCAACGTGGAGCAGGGACTTACGAAAGTAACAGGAATTACGACGGTAGAAGGCAGAGGACTTTTCGTAAGGGGACTTGAGGAACGATACAATTATTTATTGATTAACGGTCTTGGTTCGCCATCCAATAACCCATTCCAAAAGATCATTGCCCTGAAGCAGTTCCCTACGGATGTAGTTGGAAAATTAAATATCTACAAGACGTTCAATTCCAATCTTTACGGGGATTTTGCAGGAGCTACGTTTGATATTGAAACGCTTACGATTGACAAAGCTTTTTCAAAAATAGAATTCAGTATAGGAGTAAATACCTTAAGTACATTCAGAAATAATTTTAAAGTAGCTGAGGGTGCAGACGGAATGAACGGATATCTGGGACTTAACTCCAGAGACAGAAGACTTCCTGATGAAATCAGAAATGCAAGACCGGATAACTATAAATTTACTCCGGACCAGTCTTTAAATTCATTCAAGGATTCATGGAATGTGGATAATGTAAAATCAATGCCTAATACAAGCATCGGGTTTACAACTGCACAGAAAGTGAAAATGGGTGAAACCGGGAATTTGGGTATTCTATTCTCTTTGAACCAGGGAAGCAAATTTGAATATAAGGATGGTGACAATAACCAGTTCAAAGGACAGGGAAAAGGCTCATTCATCGAAAACATGAATTTTCTTAACCGTAAACAATACAATTACGAGATAGAATCTTCAGTTTTATTAGGTTTAGGATATAAGAACAAAGGAACAAATGTTAACCTAAATGCTATTTATTTACAGAATGTCAATAATATCATAGAAGATAATTATGGTTACAAAGACGGACAGGTTCTTAACAAGACTACTTTCTTCAGAACCAATCAATTAGATGTTTCAAGATTTTTAGATTTACAGTTAACTGCATCTCAGAAAATAAATGAAAGGCATCAGCTAAAAGCCGGAGCCAGCTATGTAATCAATAATTATCAGCAGCCGGACAGAAAAATCATAGAGGGTAACCGTATTGATCCTACTACAGGAACTTTTCTTTCAGGCAGTAATATTGCAATGCGTTATGGTGGAAACAACATTATCCGCCAGTACCTGGATGTAGATTCCAGATTCTATGGTTCAGCGTTCGCAGAATATCAATTGGCTTTAGGAGAAAAAGGGGACAGAAAAGATTTCCCAATTCAGATTGCATTGGGGTATAACGGGTTTTCAGATTTCAGAAAAACTTCTTACCGATTTATTTTCGGACGTACTGCTACTTCTTCAAACTCTTTTGTTATTAATGTTGATACTCCTCAGGATACCTTTAATGCATCTCTAAGAAATGGAGATTTATATTACCAGGAAGGATCTGATATTTCACAGTTTTATTCAAGCTTCTACCAGATCATCAACGGAGGATATGCCAACGTGAATTTAAAGCCTAATGATTCCTGGGATATCTTATTGGGAGCAAGGTATGAAAATGACATGACTCTGATCCGTTATTCAGAACAAAGTGCAGAAACTAAAATAGATTTAGATAAGAACAAGAACTTCTTCCTGCCGTCATTATCGGTAAAAAAGGCTCTTAACAATAAAAACAATTTAAGATTCTCTTTCAGCAAGACCGTTACACGTCCTATCCTTATCGAGACTATGCCTATTACATACATCAATCCGGATAACGTAAATATTGTCGGTAATCCTGAAATTAAGAACAGTGAAAACTACAATTTCGATCTGAAATGGGAATATTTCCCAACCAATAAGGAGATGTTTGCTGTAAACCTGTTTGCAAAAAGAATCGACAACGCTATTGAACGTTCATTAGTAGCTTCAGGAAATGCAACAGGTTCCACCATTACTTTCTTCAATGCCAAAAAAGCAGATTTATTCGGGATAGAACTGGAAGGAATTTTAAGTCTGGGCAGAATATCAGAGTCTTTAAGAAGCTTTACTCTGGGAGCTAATGCCACTATCATGCATTCCAACGTAGAAAGAAGCCAGGACCAGTTAAATATGGAAAGACCTGACTGGTTCGATCAGACAGGAGAAACATTACGCAAAAGAGGTTTACAGGGAGCGGCTCCTTACACCATCAATGCCGATTTAAAGTATGAACTGAAAAATCGCAACAATTTAGCCCATACATTCTCACTTGTTTACAATGTGTCAGGAAGCAAAATTTATGCAACGGGAGGAGCAGGCACTGACAATTATTATGAAAAACCATTCAACCAGATAGATTTTGTATACCAGGGGCAATTAACGAAAAACTGGAATGTAAAATTTGCAGTACAGAATATTTTAGACAGCAAGTACAAAATTCTAATAGGTGACAAAAATTATCTGCCTACCAATTTCGAGCAAGGTAATAATACACTTACAAATTACTACAGAGGTACTACATTCAACCTTACTGTAGGATATACATTCTAA
- the hemL gene encoding glutamate-1-semialdehyde 2,1-aminomutase: MKYQRSSALFDEAYKYIPGGVNSPVRAFKSVGGVPVFMKSAKGAYLTDADDNTYIDYINSWGPAILGHTHPEVLEELKLQAEKGFSFGAPTELETEIAKFIVENVPNIDQIRMVSSGTEACMSAVRLARGFTKRDKIVKFEGCYHGHSDSFLIKAGSGAATFGNPNSPGVTEGTAKDTLLARYNDFEQVEDLFRHNQGEIAAVIIEPVAGNMGCVLPENNFLQNLRKICDENGALLIFDEVMTGFRLAFGGAQELYNVKADLVTYGKVIGGGLPVGAFAGRNEIMDHLAPKGGVYQAGTLSGNPLAMRAGLKTLQLIKNDPEFFNRINKTTETLDFGIGKILNEKGIAHKINRKGSMMSVFFHTNRVSNFDEAAESNHSLFNNFFHQMLQNGIYLPPSGYETYFISDAIRDREIDMTLEAVRNFDYF, encoded by the coding sequence ATGAAATACCAAAGAAGTTCGGCTTTATTTGATGAAGCCTACAAATACATTCCGGGAGGAGTAAATTCGCCGGTCCGTGCATTCAAATCCGTGGGAGGAGTTCCTGTTTTTATGAAATCTGCTAAAGGGGCTTATCTTACCGATGCGGACGATAATACTTACATCGATTATATCAACTCATGGGGCCCTGCTATTTTGGGACATACCCATCCTGAAGTTTTGGAAGAACTGAAGCTGCAGGCTGAAAAAGGCTTTTCTTTCGGAGCTCCAACAGAACTGGAAACAGAAATTGCAAAATTCATCGTAGAAAACGTTCCCAATATAGACCAGATCAGAATGGTTTCTTCAGGTACGGAAGCCTGTATGAGCGCTGTAAGACTGGCGAGAGGATTTACAAAAAGAGATAAGATCGTTAAATTTGAAGGCTGTTATCACGGTCATTCAGATTCATTTCTGATCAAAGCGGGAAGCGGTGCCGCCACCTTTGGAAACCCGAATTCTCCGGGAGTAACAGAAGGAACGGCTAAAGATACCCTTCTGGCCCGTTATAATGATTTTGAGCAGGTAGAAGATCTGTTCCGTCACAACCAGGGAGAAATTGCAGCGGTTATTATTGAGCCGGTTGCCGGAAATATGGGCTGTGTGCTTCCTGAAAATAATTTCCTTCAAAACCTGAGAAAAATCTGTGATGAAAACGGAGCTTTATTGATTTTTGATGAGGTAATGACCGGTTTCAGACTGGCTTTCGGAGGTGCTCAGGAATTGTACAATGTAAAAGCTGACCTAGTGACTTACGGAAAAGTGATCGGCGGAGGTCTTCCGGTGGGTGCTTTCGCCGGCAGAAATGAAATTATGGATCATTTAGCTCCAAAAGGTGGGGTTTACCAGGCAGGAACATTAAGCGGAAATCCACTGGCTATGAGAGCAGGATTGAAAACATTACAGCTTATTAAAAATGATCCAGAGTTCTTTAACAGAATTAATAAAACAACGGAAACACTGGATTTTGGAATTGGGAAAATCCTGAATGAAAAAGGAATTGCTCATAAAATCAACAGAAAAGGATCCATGATGTCTGTGTTTTTCCATACCAACAGGGTTTCCAATTTTGATGAGGCAGCGGAGTCCAATCATTCTTTATTCAATAACTTTTTCCACCAGATGCTTCAGAATGGAATATATCTTCCGCCAAGCGGCTATGAAACCTATTTCATCAGTGATGCAATCAGAGATAGGGAAATTGATATGACACTTGAAGCTGTAAGAAATTTTGATTATTTTTAA
- a CDS encoding glucosaminidase domain-containing protein: MKRLFSIVSLLVLSKFSAQAWATEDQYIQKFAKYAVEEMEKYKIPASITLAQGLLETGGGQSRLAQEGRNHFGIKCKEDWTGKTMKHTDDAPNECFRVYDDPRQSYEDHSIFLSTRKYYANLFNLDMKDYRAWAYGLKKAGYATNPRYASILIGKIERYKLYEYDNTNSKEVLYAVLKMYPDLKDDGTFMAQLEPSKMMVKKAKDPVTVEVPYKQTSYAQQQKRVERIKTKAEILNSILIKSHPNEGLKYIVIPEDTTVKFIADKFRISESRLAKWNELNSDVLKKNDIVFLESKNSEGTTATYKAESGEDMHDIAQKFGIKLNKLYAKNRMDEGQKPSAGQLIYLIDKKPRN, translated from the coding sequence ATGAAAAGACTTTTCTCAATCGTAAGCCTTTTAGTTTTATCAAAATTCTCAGCCCAGGCTTGGGCTACTGAAGACCAGTACATTCAAAAATTCGCTAAATATGCGGTAGAAGAAATGGAAAAATACAAAATTCCGGCTTCTATTACATTAGCCCAGGGACTCCTGGAAACAGGTGGCGGGCAGAGCAGGCTGGCTCAGGAAGGCAGAAATCACTTCGGAATAAAATGTAAGGAAGACTGGACCGGAAAAACCATGAAGCATACGGATGATGCTCCCAATGAATGTTTCCGTGTGTATGACGATCCCAGACAGTCTTACGAAGACCATTCCATCTTTTTATCCACAAGAAAATACTACGCAAATCTTTTTAATCTTGACATGAAAGATTACAGAGCGTGGGCCTACGGACTTAAAAAAGCAGGATATGCAACCAATCCCCGATATGCATCGATACTGATCGGGAAAATTGAAAGATACAAACTTTATGAGTATGACAATACCAATTCCAAAGAAGTACTGTATGCCGTTCTTAAAATGTATCCGGATCTGAAAGACGACGGAACTTTCATGGCACAATTGGAGCCCTCCAAAATGATGGTTAAAAAGGCCAAAGATCCTGTAACTGTAGAAGTTCCTTATAAACAGACCTCTTATGCCCAGCAGCAGAAAAGAGTTGAAAGAATCAAAACAAAGGCTGAAATCCTGAACTCCATTCTTATCAAAAGCCACCCGAACGAAGGCTTAAAATATATCGTTATTCCTGAAGATACTACCGTTAAATTCATTGCAGATAAATTCAGAATAAGCGAAAGCAGGTTGGCTAAGTGGAATGAACTTAACAGTGATGTTTTAAAGAAAAACGATATTGTTTTTCTGGAATCCAAAAATTCTGAAGGAACTACCGCTACCTATAAAGCCGAATCCGGTGAAGATATGCACGATATTGCCCAGAAATTCGGAATCAAGCTAAATAAATTATACGCAAAAAACAGGATGGATGAAGGACAGAAACCTTCTGCCGGCCAGCTGATTTATTTAATTGATAAAAAACCCAGAAATTAA
- a CDS encoding 1-aminocyclopropane-1-carboxylate deaminase/D-cysteine desulfhydrase, producing the protein MLLQAPAEPVPIQEIPIHKNIKLFIKREDLIHPQISGNKYWKLFYNINSYLEKAPENPYIITFGGAFSNHIAAVSAVGNLSGISTLGIIRGEELENKWRDNPTLLLAKRNGMNLKFVTREEYRHKEKLTEFLHKEFPDALIVPEGGTNEDAVEGVKMMLNDQTKDFDYLCTAVGTGGTVAGIAKFCEEHQEVIGFKVVDDDSLENKILELTSRQNFNLIDSCFGGYGKIKDENIRFINDFKEKYGIPLEPVYTGKMMQKVFELIDEGYFPENSKVLCFHTGGLQGIEGANLLLEKQNRNLII; encoded by the coding sequence ATGCTATTACAAGCTCCGGCAGAACCTGTTCCCATTCAGGAAATACCCATTCATAAAAATATAAAACTCTTTATTAAAAGAGAAGACCTTATCCATCCCCAAATCTCAGGAAATAAATACTGGAAGCTGTTTTACAATATTAACAGTTACCTGGAGAAAGCCCCTGAAAATCCTTATATTATTACTTTCGGAGGAGCATTTTCCAATCATATTGCTGCCGTTTCTGCTGTGGGAAACCTGTCCGGCATTTCTACATTGGGAATCATCAGAGGAGAAGAACTGGAGAACAAATGGCGGGATAATCCAACACTTCTTTTAGCAAAAAGAAACGGGATGAACCTGAAATTTGTAACCCGTGAAGAATATAGGCATAAAGAAAAATTAACAGAATTTCTTCATAAAGAGTTCCCGGATGCATTAATTGTTCCGGAAGGAGGGACCAATGAAGATGCCGTGGAAGGTGTTAAAATGATGCTCAATGACCAAACAAAAGATTTTGATTATCTTTGCACCGCAGTAGGAACCGGAGGAACGGTTGCCGGAATTGCAAAATTTTGTGAAGAGCATCAGGAAGTTATAGGATTTAAGGTAGTTGACGATGATTCACTGGAGAATAAAATCTTAGAATTAACTTCAAGGCAGAATTTTAATCTAATAGATTCATGTTTTGGAGGTTATGGTAAAATAAAAGATGAAAACATCCGTTTTATCAATGATTTTAAAGAGAAATACGGGATTCCTTTGGAACCGGTGTATACAGGAAAAATGATGCAGAAAGTTTTTGAACTGATAGATGAAGGATATTTCCCTGAGAACAGTAAGGTTTTGTGCTTTCATACCGGCGGACTGCAGGGAATTGAAGGAGCTAATCTGCTTTTGGAAAAACAGAATAGAAATTTAATTATATAA